The Trichosurus vulpecula isolate mTriVul1 chromosome 4, mTriVul1.pri, whole genome shotgun sequence genome contains a region encoding:
- the LOC118849193 gene encoding putative monooxygenase p33MONOX, which yields MDSGNGDRDKPSSEKWSLFGPRTLQKSNSGFSEQSYRGTQKPSPMELIRVLATRVSEDPAAFKPPKMDLPVMEGKKQPPQTQSIKPRDMNVLTPTGF from the coding sequence ATGGACTCTGGAAATGGAGATAGAGACAaaccctcatctgaaaaatggagccTTTTTGGACCAAGAACACTTCAGAAATCTAACTCAGGTTTCAGTGAGCAGTCCTACAGAGGTACTCAGAAGCCATCACCAATGGAGCTCATTCGGGTTCTGGCTACTAGAGTTTCAGAAGACCCAGCAGCCTTCAAGCCACCTAAGATGGACCTTCCagtgatggaaggaaagaaacaacctCCACAAACCCAAAGCATCAAACCAAGAGACATGAATGTGCTGACTCCTACAGGGTTCTAA
- the LOC118845715 gene encoding 60S ribosomal protein L23a-like — protein MAPKAKKEAVVPAPPPKTEAKSKALKAKKVMLKGIHSHKKKKIQTSSTFWQPKTQRLRRQPKYPWKSAPRRNKLDHYAIIQFPLTTESAMKKTEDNNTLVFIVDVKANKHQIEQAVKKLCDINVAKVNTLIWPDGEKKAYV, from the coding sequence ATGGCACCGAAGGCGAAGAAGGAAGCTGTtgtccccgcccccccccccaagacagaggccaagtccaaggcattgaaggccaagaaggtgaTGTTGAAGGGTAtccacagccacaaaaagaagaagatccaAACATCCTCCACCTTTTGGCAACCCAAGACACAAAGACTTagaaggcagcccaaatacccttggaaaagtgcccctcggagaaacaagctggatcactatgccatcattcagttccccttgaccactgagtctgctatgaagaagactgaagacaataacaccctagtcttcattgtggatgTCAAGGCCAACAAGCATCAGATCGAGCAGGCGGTAAAGAAGCTATGTGACATCAacgtggccaaggtcaacacGCTGAtctggcctgatggagagaagaaggcctatgtctGA